The following DNA comes from Chthoniobacterales bacterium.
AAATACGGCATTGAGAAAAATGGCCAGCGCTGGAATACCGCGCGTTACATCCCGATCAAGACCCTCCTGCCGATCATCGAACTCGTGTTTGCCGGCTATTTCACCTGGTTTCTCTGGGAAGCCGTCCAGCGCCGGCAGTTCCTGAACGTCCCATTTTTGCTCCTTTTCCAAGTGGGTTTCAGTTACGTGGCACTCAACTCCCTCCTGCAATGGATGCCACGTTTCACCTTTGGGAAACGTTCCCCGGTTGCGCCTTTACCGGCGTAAACGATTGGAAAAATCACGATTCCTGAGACACAGATCAGGAATCATAGCTGCTTTAAGTGTGTGTGTTATGCAGGGAATCAGAATCCTATTCATCGTTTTACTGAGTGCTGTCGCCGTCCAGGCGCAGGCTTTTTTCGCTCCGGTTCGCGAAGCCATCATCAGTGTGCCCGACCAGAAGCTGGTCGTGATGGAAGGCACCAAAAAAATTGCCAGTTTCCCTGTTTCCACGTCGAAGTTTGGCATCGGCGACCGTCACAATAGCTGGTCCACGCCGCTCGGGTCTCTGCGGGTCGCGCAAAAGATTGGCGATCACATTCCGCCCGGAGCCGTCTTTCGCCGCCGCCAGCCCACGGGGGAAATTTTACAGCCCAATGCGCCAGGCCGTGATCCGATTGTAACTCGAATCCTGTGGCTTACCGGCAACGAAACCGGCAATCGGAACGCCTACGAACGCTGCATTTACATCCACGGCACGACCGAGGAAAAGATGATTGGCAAGCCAGCCAGCTTTGGCTGCATCCGGATGAAATCGAGCGATGTCATCGTCCTGTTCGACATGCTTTCGGTCGGTTCCCAAGTGACCATCGTCAATGAAAACGTCCGCAAAGCGCTTAACAGTTTTGCCTTGGCCAAGCTTCAGCCCATGCAAATGGGAGCGGTGTCGATTACCGCTCCCAAGTAGCATTGGATTGGAAGTCGAAGCTTAGGCAGCGAGACTGGCACCGGTCGTGTCGTTCAACACTTCGCGGAGAGCGCCGGAGAGTTTGCGAACGGCCAAGTCGAGCCGGGTCTTGATCGTGCCGAGCGGGATTTGCATCTTCTGGGCGATCTCGCGCTGGCTCATGCCTTGCAGGTAAGCCCATTCCACAGCCTTGCGCTGGGCTTCGGGCAACTTGGACATGAGGTTCGAGAGTAAACGCTGCATCTCGGCGGATTCGATATCGGCCTCGATACGAGTATGCGTCCAAGAGGCGGGTTGCTTTTCCATGTCGTTTTCGAGGCGATCCTCGGCGCGTTGACGGCACTGGAACTTGCGAAGGCGATCAATCGCGCGGCGGCGGGCGATGGTCATCAACCAGCCTATGACTTTCCCTTTGGCCTCAGAGTAGCGGTCAGCTGACGTCCAGAGATCGACGAAAATTTCCTGAACGACGTCCTCGGCGATGAATTCATCGTGCAGCACGCGGGCCACCTGGGTTTTCAGCATGGAAGCGTAGCGGCGGTGCATTTCCTCAAAGGCACCGGTGTCTTGGTCAACCACAGAGCGCATGAGTTGTTCGTCGGACATTTCGTTAAAGGCGACGGGAGAGATGGAATCGAATGTGTAGAGCATATTGGTTGTCTGTAAGTGGTTTAAGCGGGACAAGTTCTCTTTAGCAGTCGAGGTGCCATGGGCGTTTACGGGGCAGAAGCGTCAAAAGCGGCGCTTTTTGTGTATTGCAAACGTGTCCATGTGTAGCGCATGAATACAATCGGACTCCACCCTGAGGGCCTCATATCCCGACACTCTGGGCCTCCCCGTGCCTGCGAGAGCCATTCACATTGACCTTCCCCGGTCCAGCCGCGATAGTGCGCTCCCTTTTTTCGCTCTCACAATGTCCACCGCCAACACCCGTAATTTCTGCATCATTGCCCATATCGACCACGGCAAAACCACCCTCTCCGACCGCCTCTTGGAGCACACCGGCACCATCCAGGTCCGCGAGCAGCAGGACCAAATGCTCGACGCCATGGACCTCGAACGCGAGCGCGGCATCACCATCAAGTCGCATCCCGTCACGATGCAATACAAGGCGAAGTCCGGCGAAATCTACAAACTCAACCTCATGGACACGCCCGGGCACGTCGACTTCGCCTACGAAGTCTCCCGCTCCCTCGCCGCCTGCGAAGGCGCCCTCCTCATCGTGGACGCCGCCCAAGGCGTCGAAGCCCAGACCGTCGCCAACGTCCACCTCGCGATGAAACAGGGCCTCACCCTCATCCCCGTCATCAACAAGATCGACCTCCCGAACGCCGACCTCCCCACCGTCAAAAAGCAACTCGAAGAAATCCTCGCCATCCCCGGCGAAGAAGCCATCCCCGCCAGCGCCAAAGCCGGCATCGGCATCGACGACATTCTCGAGGCCGTCATCGCCCGCATCCCCCCGCCCGTCGATACCCCCAACGAAAAACTCCGCGCCCTCGTCTTCGACTCCACCTTCGACACCTACCGCGGCGTCGTCGTTTACGTCCGCGTCGTCGATGGCTCCATCTCCGCTGGTGACAACATCAAAACGATGGCCACCAACAAAAGCTACGACGTCAAAGAAGTCGGCATCTTCCGCCCCAGCAACCCCAAAATGTCCGTCCAGCCGCGCCTCGGCCCAGGCGACGTCGGCTACGTCATCGCCAACGTCAAAGACCCCGCCGAAATCAAAGTCGGCGACACCCTCACCAACGGACGCCTCCCCTCCCTCATCCCCCTGCCCGGCTTCCAGATCGTCCACCCCATGGTCTTCTCCGGCATCTACCCCATCAACACCGCCGACTTCGAAGCCCTCAAAATCGCCATGGGCAAACTCCAACTCAACGACTCCGCCTTCAACTTCATGCCCGAAAGCTCCGTCGCGCTCGGATTCGGCTTCCGCTGCGGCTTCCTCGGCCTCCTCCACATGGAAATCATCCAGGAACGCCTCCGCCGCGAGTACGACATGGACATCATCGCCACCTACCCCAGCGTCATCTACGAAGTCCTCCGCACCAACGGCGAAGTCCTCCTCGTCGACAACCCCGAGCACCTCCCGGATTTCAGCGTCATCGAAGAAATCCGCGAACCCATCGTGCAGGCCTTCATCATGGTCCCCAACGAATACATCTCGCCGTTAATGCAGCTCATCCTCGAAAAACGCGGCGTCCTCGAACACACCGAAAGCCTCGATACAAGGCGCGTCATGTTAACCTGCTCCCTGCCCCTCAACGAAATCGTCGTCGACTTCAACGACAAAATAAAATCCATCACCCGCGGCTACGGCAGCATGGACTACGAACACGCCGGCTACCGCGCCGACAAACTCGTCAAACTCGACATGCTAGTGAATGGCGAGCCCATCGACGCCTTCAGCAGCATCGTCCACCGCGAAAAAGCCGAATCCCGCGGCCGCCAGCTCGCCGCCAAACTCAAAGAAGTCATCCCCACGCAACTCTACCAAGTCAGCATCCAGGCCACCATCGGCGGCAAAATCGTCGCCCGCGAAAACGTCAGCGCCATGCGCAAAAACGTCATCGCCAAATGCTATGGCGGCGACATCACCCGCAAACGCAAACTGTTAGAAAAACAAAAAGAAGGCAAAAAGCGGATGAAGAGCTTCGGCACCGTCAACATCCCCCAAGAAGCCTTCATCGAAGTCCTGAAGTCGAACTAACTTAAATGGTATCTACCAAAGAAACTAACATGCAATTATTGAGCAAGGTCATGGTTGCCTTGCTGTTAGTTGTCATGCCGATTCGGGCCGATACCATTGATATTTCCGGAACCGGCTATCAATTTGAATACGATTCGAAAGTTTGGAATATGCTGCCAAAAAGCACGGAAGGTTTATGGTCATTCTCAGACCACCTGCTCTATCTTGATGGCGGTGTAGTGCTTGGCTCTGGAAGTTCCGACGGGGTCACCGCCGAGCAGTCAGCTAACGACATGGCCGAGGTCATGGGTGATGGTTATGGACAGGTAAAAGAAGATAAATCTATCTCTGGTCTGAAAACATTTCGGGCTTCCCGAAAGAAGGACAAAAAAGAAATAATACTTTGTTGTTTGGTGGATAAGCACTCCTCTCTTTTCATCTTTATAGAAGGTGATGCTGTCAGCCTAACGTTACGAAAATCCACAGTTCGTGCTTTTCTGAGCGGGTTGAGTAAGAAAAAGTAATTGACTCCCTCGTTCCCAAACTCCGTTTGGGCACGCACTTGTCCCGGCAACTGCGTTGCCTCCCCATTCGACTCTAACTCCCATGAAAATCCTCCCTCTCATCGGCGCAGCGCTCCTCCTCGGGCTCAGCGGCTCCCTACGGGCCGTCGATTTCAGTTCCACAACCTTCAACGGCAAACGCATCACCGTCTGCCAGGTCGATCTCCGAAAGGGAAACCTCCGACTCTTCCTGCGCGACGAAACAGGCGCGACCTTCAAGCGATTCGACAAGCTGGCGTCTTGGCTCGCAGCCCGTGGCGAAAAGCTCATCTTCGCCATGAACGGCGGGATGTATCATGGCAACTTCGCCCCCGTCGGACTCTTCATCTCCGAAGGCAAAACCCTCGAGGCACTCAACCTCTCGGACGCCCCAGGGAACTTTTTCCTCAAGCCCAATGGCGTCTTCCTCATTTCCAAGAGCGGCGCGAAAATCGTCGAATCCTCCGAGTTCCCGGCCAACGGCAAAGGCGTCCTGCTCGCCACCCAATCCGGTCCCCTCCTCGTCCAACACGGCAGACTCCACTCCGCCTTCCAGTCCGGCTCGACCTCGTGCCTCTTCCGCAATGGCGTCGGCATCGTCAATGCCAACACCGTCGTCTTCGCCATCAGCGAGGAACCCATCAACTTCGACGAATTCGCCCGAGGCTTCCGCGATACATTGCACTGTCAGGACGCCCTTTTTCTCGACGGCACCATCTCCAGCCTCTACTCCCCAGAACTTAAACGCAGTGATTTCCGCATGGACCTCGGCCCCATCCTCGGCATCACCGAACCATCGCGTTAAAATACCCCTCTTTCCCAAACTCCAGTTTGGGAACGCCCTTGTCCCGGCAACTCCGTTGCCTCCCCATTCGCGCATCCATCAGATGGAAACGGAGTCCGAATTGCTTATAAGCTGAACGCGGAACGTCTTTTGGCGGGTCGGGAACGTCTTTTTCCATCTTAGGAACGTCTCCCGGCGGGGAGGGAACGTCCCGGTGGACCTGCGGAACGTCT
Coding sequences within:
- a CDS encoding L,D-transpeptidase, translated to MQGIRILFIVLLSAVAVQAQAFFAPVREAIISVPDQKLVVMEGTKKIASFPVSTSKFGIGDRHNSWSTPLGSLRVAQKIGDHIPPGAVFRRRQPTGEILQPNAPGRDPIVTRILWLTGNETGNRNAYERCIYIHGTTEEKMIGKPASFGCIRMKSSDVIVLFDMLSVGSQVTIVNENVRKALNSFALAKLQPMQMGAVSITAPK
- a CDS encoding sigma-70 family RNA polymerase sigma factor yields the protein MLYTFDSISPVAFNEMSDEQLMRSVVDQDTGAFEEMHRRYASMLKTQVARVLHDEFIAEDVVQEIFVDLWTSADRYSEAKGKVIGWLMTIARRRAIDRLRKFQCRQRAEDRLENDMEKQPASWTHTRIEADIESAEMQRLLSNLMSKLPEAQRKAVEWAYLQGMSQREIAQKMQIPLGTIKTRLDLAVRKLSGALREVLNDTTGASLAA
- the lepA gene encoding translation elongation factor 4, with amino-acid sequence MSTANTRNFCIIAHIDHGKTTLSDRLLEHTGTIQVREQQDQMLDAMDLERERGITIKSHPVTMQYKAKSGEIYKLNLMDTPGHVDFAYEVSRSLAACEGALLIVDAAQGVEAQTVANVHLAMKQGLTLIPVINKIDLPNADLPTVKKQLEEILAIPGEEAIPASAKAGIGIDDILEAVIARIPPPVDTPNEKLRALVFDSTFDTYRGVVVYVRVVDGSISAGDNIKTMATNKSYDVKEVGIFRPSNPKMSVQPRLGPGDVGYVIANVKDPAEIKVGDTLTNGRLPSLIPLPGFQIVHPMVFSGIYPINTADFEALKIAMGKLQLNDSAFNFMPESSVALGFGFRCGFLGLLHMEIIQERLRREYDMDIIATYPSVIYEVLRTNGEVLLVDNPEHLPDFSVIEEIREPIVQAFIMVPNEYISPLMQLILEKRGVLEHTESLDTRRVMLTCSLPLNEIVVDFNDKIKSITRGYGSMDYEHAGYRADKLVKLDMLVNGEPIDAFSSIVHREKAESRGRQLAAKLKEVIPTQLYQVSIQATIGGKIVARENVSAMRKNVIAKCYGGDITRKRKLLEKQKEGKKRMKSFGTVNIPQEAFIEVLKSN
- a CDS encoding phosphodiester glycosidase family protein, which translates into the protein MKILPLIGAALLLGLSGSLRAVDFSSTTFNGKRITVCQVDLRKGNLRLFLRDETGATFKRFDKLASWLAARGEKLIFAMNGGMYHGNFAPVGLFISEGKTLEALNLSDAPGNFFLKPNGVFLISKSGAKIVESSEFPANGKGVLLATQSGPLLVQHGRLHSAFQSGSTSCLFRNGVGIVNANTVVFAISEEPINFDEFARGFRDTLHCQDALFLDGTISSLYSPELKRSDFRMDLGPILGITEPSR